TCCAACATTATATCGGTTCCATTATCAAGGGACaacaaaacagaagaaataaaAACTACATCTGACCCTATTTGCATAACAACAAAAAGTGAACCCCTAATTTACTCACAAGCCTCGTCATGGACGGCAAATAGAACACCCATACAACTGTACACCATTCTGccgaccaaaacaaaacaaaacatgtgAGGCAAGTTATACCTCGATCGACACCTACGACATTGACTGTATAAGTAAGAGCTTTCCAACTTCTTTCCTTGCCGCCGCCAGATGATGAGCACCAAGACCAAGgctaaagcaaaaaaaatagtacAAGGTCAGAATAAAAACAATATAAAAACCCAAATAATGCACCCAACTCCGGATAAAACAAACCAAAAGCTTTCCTTTatgaaaagaaaaggagaagaagcCCAAAACAATCTCAGCAGCCGGCCAAGCCAGCACGACCCACGTCTGCTGCGTGCGCCCGACCCAAAACAAAAGCCGAGACGGCTCTCCCCCGAGCGGCCCAGAAAAAGAAGCGACCACCACGCCACAGtaagaaaaaaaaggggaaaaggaaaCCGGGGGGCGCCTCGCCCTCACGGCAAGGAAATTTCCCACCTCCACCAATCTCCCAATCTCCTCCCCGCACAAATctctccgcctccccctccccccaccccctcccctcccccgccgCATTGCTCCCCGTGCACCGCCGGACCCCACTCGCCCCACAGGCCGTCGAGACGGCGCGCAGGAAgagcgggcgggcggcggcggcggaggcgggcagGGTAGCATGTGCGACCTCGTGGCCCGCACGGGGCGCCACCAGCAGCGGTACGAAGACggccgacggctcgtcgccggGTATGGATTGGGTCCGCCTTCCCTAATCGTTGCTCGTCCTGAATCCTGATGCTTTTAGTGTCCTATATCCTATCCGATTAGATTGGGGGCGAGGGCTGCGCACGTGCGTTCATTGCCCTCCTGACCTAGATTCCTGTCCACCCGTATGTGATGCTGGCATTGTTTTGATGTGTGTGGGCGTTTTCGACGCTGGAGTTTGCGCCGTGGTGGCGCGGCCTGCCATCCGGTGCTGGCTTGCTGCTTCTGGTCATTAGGTCTGCCATCCAGGGCTGGTTTGCTGCTTGTGTGAGCTCTGAATTTGTTTTTGTAAGCATGGTATATTAGTTGTAGTATTCGATGATAGCGACAAATATTACCGTTTATTTGTTTCGCTTGTGGATGCATTTTGTTTGTGCTGCTGGTCACAGGTGGTTACAACACACAAATCACTCTTCATAATCCAGGTGTTTGCCCCTGATAGGTGCCCCTCTTTGAGTTTGCTCCTAGTTCAATGTTGATTTGGTAAGCTAGGGTGGACCTTTGATGTCGTTGATGGCAAGTTTTGATGACTTTACTTTGCAAATATCTGATGCACATGCCTTTCAAGTCATTATGTGAAGTTTGTAAGGAATAACAGCAATAACTGGCATCTGAAATATGAAGCTATCGTTTGTTGGCAATACTACTTGGATGTAGAGTTGTAGACCGCGTTTAGACATTCCGACCATTGTCATCTTAAGGCTTAAATTCTCCCTTTTATCATCCATACAGTATGTATATTTCTGATGGTTGAGATGCAGGTCAGTAAACTGCATCTACAATGTTTGGTAGTTTGATAAAGCTGGCCGGAAAGCACCTTCCATGAATATCAGTGAACTTCTACAGTTCTACTGCCTATGTAGCTCAAATATCATTTTTTTACTTGTAAATGTGCAGCTGTGAGGTACTGTCACATAATTTACACCTTAACACATAGCTGCACATTTCAATGAATATTTCTTTTGGTGATTCTGATTCCTATGATGAGATATGAGACATTGTTCCTCTTTAAGCATGATTTGATAAGACTCTTTGTAGAGTGTGGGGCTTAATATTCACATTTTGCTGCTTTTGCATAGTGGATACTTTATGTTTTTGTCTGAATAAGTTCATTGTTTGCAGGTGCATACCATTCAGGTATAGAGCTGATGAAACTTCTGGTGATGAACAGAAAAAAGTTGTTGAAGTTCTCATGATAAACTCCCAAAGCGGACCAGGTTTATTATTCCCCAAGGTACTTATTCTTTGAATTATCATACCAAGTTGTTTTGGAACATTGTGCTGCCGGCAACAAAGATTGGTATCTCAGTTAGCTCCACGTGTTCCTTTTCCTGGCATTTATATATTTATGAATTCTCTGAGACAAATTGAGATGCACGCAGGAATAGTGTGTTTGGTTGATGCATAAATCACCCCTACCTAAATTTTGGAGAGCCCAAGTTTGGCTAAGGGTTAAAGGGAATGGCCAAATAGCCATGGTCATGCAACAAAGTTGTCAATCATGTCATCCAAAGAAAGCCCAATAGTTTGGTGCTACCTAACTAGTCGAGGCTGATTGGGGCACAAACGAAATACACCTGAACATTAACATACATGTGCTTACTTATTTAACCTCTTTGTCTTGTAATGAATTTCTCTGCAAGTTTATGGTACGTACTCTTATTGTTTCAACTTATTTTACAGAAGGAAGTCCGATCAGAATACATATTCACCTAGTTTGCAGATAGCATATATAGTGTATTTTCTCTTTCATTGTGTGTTATTGTATTGTAGTTTTTTGTGCAAATGTTACCATACTAGCATGTAGAGATTTTGTTATTTTGCTGCTTCCTATCACAGGGAGGATGGGAGAACGATGAAACGGTTGAACAAGCagctgctcgagaagctatagaAGAAGCTGGAGTTCGAGGAGATATAGTGGTAAGATGCTTGTAAAAGATGGTATTTTCATGTcagttttttatttttgtttgcttACGTATTTTGAGATATTTCATGTATGCTACAAGCTGAGACAAATTTACCTGTATGTTTCCTTAACTTGCTAGACATAGTATATAATTTTTTGCCTGATTGTACTAAACTGCCAGTGTAGAATAATCAGCTCATGAGCTTTTGAGGTCATGTGCTTTTTTATAATCCCCTCTGTAATGAGTCATTGTAGATAGTGGCATCCAGTTGTGACATTAAGTTATTAACGCTAGTTATCTCACTGCTTTAGGGCCTGAAAGCTATCCCGTACCAACAGTGGAATGGTTTATATGCTTTTCCCCCTCGAAACCCATCAAATTTCATGTATTGGTGAATTTTTCTTGGTTTGCATTATACTAAACCAGAGCATACCTGAGCCGTCCCAACTTTTTCCTGCTGCATTATTGTATACCGTACTCACAGACGACTCACATATAGTAATATCCTAGGTGCATGGGTTAACTACAGTACAGTTGAAAAATCACCAGCTCTTTGTAAATTAACATACTGGCGAATGTGCAGTGTGCAGCTCTATTTATGTAACTAGTTTATATATTAATAAATGCAAGCAGGGCATACTTCATTAGTTCACACTTTGCTCGAAAAGAACCATTTTATTACATttcagatgtgtgtgtgtgtgcgcgtgtgtgaggtgtgtgtgtggggggtagGGAGTCGCTTCAGCTGCCCCAACTTTGTACTCATTTGACCAGCATCAGTGAAGAATTCTGAAGGTTGTAATTAACATAAACTGTAGGTTTCTAGCTCCTGTGACAAACTGACAATTTCTACTTGTGCCATGGAATATTCATAAGGGTTAGAACCTTTTCTGGAATAGTATGTGTCTTCACTGGAGATGATATTAAACCTGTTTCCATCTTTCCTGTTTGTGTTCCATTTAACTTGCAAGATCATTCATGAACTGTGTACTGGAATACTATACGTGATTAGCAAGATCATTTAACTTGCAAGATCATTCATGATTACTATACCAAGTAATCAGCATGCCCCCATTGTACTTGGTCTTATATATACAGTTTTTTTTTTCTGCATCAGCAATTTCTAGGTTTCTACGATTTCAAGAGCAAGACGCATCAGGACGCGTGCTGCCCCGAGGGCATGTGCAGAGCGGCAGTGTTTGCGCTGCACGTGAAGGAGGAGCTGGCCTCATGGCCCGAGCAGAGCACCCGCCGGAGGACCTGGCTGACGGTCCCCGAAGCCACGTCACAATGTCGATACCAGTGGATGCAAGAGGCCTTGCTGACGGGCTTCTCTGAGTGGCATGACAACTGGAGCAAAGGCGGCAGTGCAGGTGGCGACCCAATCTAAACGCAAGAAGGCGTCCTCCTCTGTCGTCTCTCGCTTTCCTTTGCCTTCTCCTCTGTTCTCCCCTCTAGGCCCCAACCTTGCACGCAAATTGCAATAATACAGTGTGGTGCTTTTACTTGATGATGCCTAGTAGGTCATTGACCCTTGGTTCCTGGGATTGAAGTCTTAGCGTAGTGGTATATCTCATCGAAGACGAGAATTATCACAAATTTTAAGTGTCTGATTCTCGCCGCGTCATATTATTTCTCAAATTTCAGCTTGATTTTGACTTCTTGCTCCTGATTCGGGGGATGCATACCGCAATGTATTTACCAGACCTGAAATCGAAAAGTGTACTTGTTGACTCAGAGCGGCCGGTGCCTCTGGATACCAAAATTACAACTGTATTTTAAGCAGTAAAACGACTTAGCTGGAAGTATATAAAACACTGGCTCATGAAGTGACAAGTAGTCTTTTAGCTGGAAGTATATAAAACACTGGCTCATGAAGTGACAAGTAGTCTTTTAGCTGGAAGTATATAAAACACTGGCTCATGAAGTGATCAGTAAGTCTTGTCTTTTCGAGAAGAGTAAATTTTCGAAATAGAGAATGAAACAAGAAAAAGAAATTACACGGCAAATTAAAAAATTTGGGGTGAGAGAGGCTCGAACTCTCGACCTCAGGATCACTCGCTTTAGCTATGAGACCTACGCGCTAGCCAACTGCGCCACCACCCCTTTGATGTTCTAAGAGATATTGTAGGTTAATTATGACGAGCGTACTGTGATCTGTAGACTATTTTCAGCCTAAAACTCGCATCTATTGCTTTTTTGCGGGGACGCATCTAGTATTTTAATCCATGATTTGTACTGGATCAAGAGATCCTACAGTATACAGTGATATAATAGCCTAACTGGACATAAAAATGAACCTAAACACAGAGGAGATTATATATTAAAGTTCTTACTGAAGCCATAGCAAACTCGTCATCGTTTCACTACCATAGCTCTCACCAATCAGTGGCTGAGCTCAAGACAATCTGTGTTCATATTTCCCTATTAATCACATTTTATTAAAGTTTTTTTTACTTTAGTTAAAGCATATATGTGTTTTCCTGTGTTTATTATACATAAGTAGTCAACCATATTGCATAAATAATGGGTGTACAAATGTAGTCAATCATTGGTAGTACTGCTCAGGTGGAGACGTAGTACCGCccggagaggtactaccgctcatggGGAGAGGTAGTGCCGCTTACTACTTATAAGAGGTACTACGGCTCTattaccgtaaaacccgacacgaaaaaaaaTGCATCCCTAGAAGTAGCGGTActacgtgcggtactaccgcttgaggctTTCATGAACACAACTGAGAAAATAGACGATGCAATAAAGCCTAAACTACCACAACTTTTGCAAATGAACTTCAAAATGAGCAAACTCAAGTTTGTTGGATAGATGACATCGAGAAGCATCCAAACAACACCTAGTTATGGTAAGAATGTTGGGGCAcgcagcaatttcaaaaaaattcctacgatcacgcaagatctatctatgtgatgcataNNNNNNNNNNNNNNNNNNNNNNNNNNNNNNNNNNNNNNNNNNNNNNNNNNNNNNNNNNNNNNNNNNNNNNNNNNNNNNNNNNNNNNNNNNNNNNNNNNNNNNNNNNNNNNNNNNNNNNNNNNNNNNNNNNNNNNNNNNNNNNNNNNNNNNNNNNNNNNNNNNNNNNNNNNNNNNNNagcggaagcgtttatcaacgcggttaatatagtcgtacaccttcacgatccgccccgatcaagtaccgaacgtacggcacctccgcgttcagcacaagttcagctcgatgacgtcctcgccttcttgatccagcaagatgggcgaagtaATAGAtgattccggcagcacgacggcgtggtgacggtgttagtgaagaacaatctccgcagggcttcgcctaagcactacggaaactatgacggaggataaactagaggggacggggttgccggcacacggcttggtgtttcttgatgtatctttggtgctagccctgcccctctatttatatgttgagccttgggggtcgaaacttggagtaaaagcctccacaaagtcggtttcacccgaaaggcaagagtccttctcggactccagggccagacgccagggttcccggcgtctggacccacccTGGCGTCTgccccctggactctgcaaaacttccttttgcgctttccaaaaaccttgtgggctttcccctttggcccaaataaagtgttctcgtacccaaacatttcgggaaacatccggaaccccttccggaaaccaaacactattatcccatatatcaatctttatctccggaccattccggagttgatcatatccgagactccgaacaacattcggtcaccaacatacataacttatataatactatattgtcaatgaacattaagcgtgcggaccctacgggttcgagaactatgtagacatgatcgatacacctctctggtcaataaccaatagcggaacctggatgcccatagtggctcctacatattctacgaagatctttatcggtcgaaccgcataacaacatacgttgttccctttgtcatcggtatgttacttgcccgagatttgatcgtcggtatctcaatacctagttcaatctcgttaccggcaagtctctttactcgttctataatgcatcatcccgcaactaactcattagtcacattgcctgcaaggcttatagtgatgtgcattaccgagagggcccagagatacctctttgacaatcggagtgacaaatcctaatctcgatctatgccaactcaacaagtaccatcggagacacctatagagcacctttataatcacccagttacgttgtgacgtttggtagaacataaagtgttcctccggtattcgggagttgcataatctcatagtctgaggaacttgtataagtcatgaagaaagcagtagcaatgaaactaacacgatcaaaatgctaagctaacggatgggtcatgtccatcacatcattctcctaatgatgtgattccgttcatcaaatgacaacacatgtctatggttaggaaacataaccatttttgattaacgagctagtctagtagaggcatactagggactatatgttttgtctat
Above is a window of Triticum dicoccoides isolate Atlit2015 ecotype Zavitan chromosome 5B, WEW_v2.0, whole genome shotgun sequence DNA encoding:
- the LOC119312382 gene encoding nudix hydrolase 16, mitochondrial-like yields the protein MCDLVARTGRHQQRYEDGRRLVAGCIPFRYRADETSGDEQKKVVEVLMINSQSGPGLLFPKGGWENDETVEQAAAREAIEEAGVRGDIVQFLGFYDFKSKTHQDACCPEGMCRAAVFALHVKEELASWPEQSTRRRTWLTVPEATSQCRYQWMQEALLTGFSEWHDNWSKGGSAGGDPI